From a single Arachis hypogaea cultivar Tifrunner chromosome 3, arahy.Tifrunner.gnm2.J5K5, whole genome shotgun sequence genomic region:
- the LOC112769185 gene encoding uncharacterized protein, protein MDYSVAALKVVCSQLKHAREVQNHSQSSYTLGGILFQRVWLQGALVSDTPLVLDDGTGVIELSVSRDFLHRHWQPGMYAMVVGGYVVGTGDIPMVKVHKIVDLSSWPDREAMWYLEVMEAYKLFYQPLIEDFI, encoded by the exons atggattACAGCGTAGCAGCGTTGAAGGTGGTGTGCTCGCAGCTGAAGCACGCGCGTGAGGTTCAAAATCACTCTCAAAGCAGTTACACACTCGGTGGCATCCTCTTCCAACGCGTTTGGTTGCAG GGCGCTTTGGTCTCCGACACTCCTCTGGTTCTCGATGACGGCACCGGAGTCATTGAGCTGTCCGTCAGCCGCGATTTCCTCCACCGCCATTGGCAACCTG GGATGTATGCGATGGTAGTTGGAGGTTATGTTGTCGGTACCGGAGACATTCCCATGGTAAAG GTTCATAAGATTGTTGATCTTTCATCATGGCCTGATCGAGAGGCAATGTGGTATCTTGAAGTGATGGAGGCATATAAACTCTTCTATCAGCCTCTTATTGAAGATTTCATCTAA
- the LOC112785089 gene encoding aspartic proteinase 36 isoform X1, producing MPAALLFSAVLLLLLAPAVWASPVTLPLERAFPTNHGVELSQLKAWDSVRHRRLLQQTTTTYVVDFPVRGTFDPSQVGLYYTKVRLGSPPREFHVQIDTGSDVLWVSCGSCNGCPETSGLQIQLNYFDPGSSSTSSLISCLDQRCRSGEESSDTSCSTQSNQCTYTFQYGDGSGTSGYYVSDLMHFASIFEGSVTANSSTPIVFGCSNLQTGELTKSDRAIDGIFGFGQQEMSVISQLSSQGIAPRVFSHCLKGDNSGGGILVLGDIVEPNIIYSPLVPSQPHYNLNLQSISVNGQPLPIDPTVFATSSNRGTIIDSGTTLAYLAEEAYNPFVNAIVAAVPPSVRTVLSKGSPCFLISSSVSDTFPQVSLNFAGGASLVLRPQDYLIQQNPIVDGAVWCIGFQKIPGEGITILGDLVLKDKIFIYDLAHQRIGWTNYDCSLSVNVTASTGGGRSEFVNAGELSGSTSLQDGPHKLIHIGVMAFFLYLLVL from the exons ATGCCTGCCGCACTTCTCTTCTCCGCCGTACTGCTGCTTCTTCTAGCTCCGGCGGTGTGGGCTTCTCCGGTGACTCTCCCGCTCGAGCGAGCTTTTCCGACGAACCATGGAGTGGAGTTGAGCCAGCTCAAAGCATGGGACTCTGTCAGACATCGAAGGCTGTTGCAGCAAACAACAACTACCTATGTTGTCGATTTCCCTGTTAGGGGCACCTTCGATCCATCCCAAGTCGG GCTTTACTATACAAAGGTGAGGTTGGGTTCTCCTCCAAGGGAGTTTCATGTGCAGATTGACACTGGCAGTGATGTTCTCTGGGTTAGTTGTGGTTCCTGCAATGGTTGCCCTGAGACAAGTGGACTTCAA ATTCAGCTCAATTATTTCGACCCGGGGAGTTCATCAACATCCTCATTGATCTCTTGTTTGGACCAAAGGTGTAGGAGTGGAGAGGAGTCCTCGGATACGAGCTGTTCTACTCAGAGCAACCAATGCACTTACACATTCCAGTATGGAGATGGTAGTGGGACTTCAGGCTATTATGTATCAGACTTGATGCATTTTGCAAGTATTTTCGAGGGATCCGTGACAGCAAATTCTTCTACGCCTATAGTTTTTGG TTGTAGCAATCTACAGACTGGGGAATTGACTAAGTCTGATAGAGCGATCGATGGAATATTTGGATTTGGGCAGCAGGAAATGTCTGTCATCTCCCAGCTCTCCTCGCAAGGAATAGCCCCGAGAGTGTTCTCGCATTGCCTGAAGGGTGATAATAGTGGTGGGGGGATATTGGTACTCGGAGATATTGTGGAACCAAACATAATTTATAGTCCACTTGTTCCATCACA GCCTCATTACAATTTAAATCTGCAGAGCATCTCTGTCAATGGTCAACCATTGCCAATTGATCCTACAGTTTTTGCTACATCAAGCAACAGAGGTACCATTATAGATTCTGGAACAACTTTGGCATACCTTGCCGAAGAGGCTTACAACCCGTTTGTCAATGCG ATTGTAGCTGCAGTTCCACCATCTGTACGCACTGTTCTTTCCAAGGGAAGTCCGTGCTTCTTAATATCCAGCAG TGTTTCCGACACATTTCCTCAAGTAAGTCTGAATTTTGCCGGTGGTGCATCTTTGGTTCTAAGACCACAGGACTACCTCATACAACAGAATCCTATT GTTGATGGAGCAGTGTGGTGTATTGGCTTTCAAAAAATCCCAGGTGAAGGCATAACAATTCTAGGAG ACCTtgtattaaaagataaaatttttatctaTGATCTTGCTCATCAGCGCATTGGGTGGACTAACTATGACT GTTCGTTGTCCGTTAACGTCACTGCATCAACGGGGGGAGGAAGAAGTGAATTTGTGAATGCAGGAGAGCTAAGTGGAAGCACTTCTTTACAAGATGGACCTCACAAGTTGATACACATTGGGGTCATGGCTTTCTTCTTATACCTTCTAGTTTTGTAG
- the LOC112785064 gene encoding protein argonaute 5 isoform X2 produces MSHRNKPSPSDSAAGRGRGRGRGPGPAQSVPAVRPSVPFAPPAAPGPAIGSSTSTPPLAAVASASSSSSMAPEAVTAGVEKLALQQAAPLSSSKALRIPRRPGFGTLGQKIQVRANHFLVQVADRDLHHYDVAITPEVTAKSIRRILVNLLVTKYLKTNLGNRIPAFDGNKNLYTAGRLPFESQDFVIKLSDDDRKGSSAASASASGSASKKREREFKITIRFAAKVELQNLIQFLRCQQRETPQDTIQALDVALRALPSEKYNISGRSFFSPLLGQQGSLGGGIEYWRGYYQSLRPTQMGLSLNIDVSARSYYEPILVTDFVEKHFNLDLSRRLSDQDRVKIKKALRGIKVEVRNNENIRGYKVTGISKEPLYELMFTLDDNATKKSVVQYFHEKYGIQLRYLNLPAIQAGSDAKPAYLPMEVCSIASGQRYTKRLTETQVTALLKANCQRPQERENYIKQIARQNNFNNDKYAREFGISVAADLPLVDARVLQPPMLKYHDSGKEKMVNPQMGAWNMINKKMYGGGTVQHWTCINFSRRVNRDVPSQFCAELISMCVSKGMIFKREPLIPIISAQPNAIERALAELHDKCKKTGKNLDLLIIILPDSKGSYGTIKRKCETELGIVSQCCLPNHAYQMKKQYLENVSLKINVKVGGKNLVLRDADLHNIPFLSDMPTLILGADVTHPQPGEDSAPSIAAVVGSIDWPLVTQYRAIVSAQMHRQEIIQDLYKTTVVPNKGIVPGGMIRELLMAFYKKTNRKPDRIIFYRDGVSEGQFSQVLLHEMDAIRQACASLQAGYQPRVTFVVVQKRHHTRFFPADHRRRDQTDKSGNILPGTVVDTKICHPWEHDFYLNSHAGIQGTSRPTHYHMLFDENNFTADGFQTLTNNLCYTYARCTRSVSIVPPAYYAHLAAFRARYYIEGEMSEGDSASRGGGGRVMLDLPAVKDNVKEVMFYC; encoded by the exons ATGTCCCATCGTAACAAACCTTCTCCATCTGATTCCGCCGCCGGAAGAGGCCGCGGCCGTGGTCGTGGACCTGGTCCGGCGCAATCCGTTCCTGCTGTTCGTCCGTCAGTGCCATTTGCACCTCCTGCTGCGCCGGGACCGGCGATCGGTTCGTCCACCTCGACTCCTCCTCTCGCTGCTGTTGCTTCTGCTTCCTCGTCGAGCTCGATGGCGCCAGAGGCGGTGACTGCCGGCGTTGAGAAGCTCGCATTGCAGCAGGCGGCGCCGCTGTCGTCGTCGAAGGCACTGCGGATTCCGAGACGGCCAGGTTTTGGAACACTTGGACAGAAGATTCAGGTTCGCGCGAACCACTTCCTGGTTCAAGTTGCTGATCGTGATCTCCACCACTACGAC GTTGCTATCACTCCTGAGGTAACTGCTAAGAGCATTAGAAGAATTCTGGTGAACCTACTGGTGACGAAGTATCTTAAGACGAACCTCGGGAATCGCATTCCAGCTTTTGACGGTAATAAGAACCTCTACACTGCTGGACGGCTACCGTTTGAGTCGCAGGACTTCGTCATCAAGCTTTCCGATGATGATCGCAAAGGTTCTTctgctgcttctgcttctgcttctggttCGGCCAG CAAAAAACGCGAAAGGGAGTTTAAAATTACGATCCGATTTGCTGCGAAGGTGGAACTTCAGAATCTTATCCAGTTCCTTAGATGCCAGCAGCGGGAAACTCCACAAGATACCATACAAGCTCTTGATGTTGCCTTGCGTGCGTTGCCATCCGAAAA GTATAATATTTCGGGGAGATCGTTTTTTTCGCCATTGCTGGGGCAACAAGGGTCGCTTGGTGGTGGGATAGAATACTGGAGGGGTTATTATCAAAGTCTTCGCCCCACTCAGATGGGACTTTCGCTTAATATTG ATGTGTCAGCAAGGTCCTACTATGAACCAATTCTTGTTACTGACTTTGTTGAGAAACACTTTAATCTTGACTTGTCTAGGCGTCTGTCTGACCAAGATCGTGTTAAG ATTAAGAAAGCTTTAAGAGGGATCAAGGTAGAAGTTCGCAACAATGAGAATATTAGAGGCTACAAGGTTACTGGAATCTCAAAGGAGCCCTTATATGAGTTAAT GTTCACTCTTGATGACAATGCAACAAAAAAATCAGTTGTTCAATACTTTCATGAGAAATATGGTATTCAATTGAGATATCTGAATCTTCCTGCTATCCAAGCTGGAAGTGATGCAAAACCTGCCTATTTGCCTATGGAG GTTTGTTCGATTGCTTCTGGACAGAGGTATACCAAGAGATTAACTGAGACTCAGGTAACTGCACTTCTGAAGGCAAATTGTCAGCGTCCTCAAGAAAGGGAAAACTACATCAAACAG ATTGCCAGGCAGAACAATTTTAACAATGACAAATATGCTCGGGAATTTGGGATTAGTGTAGCGGCGGATCTGCCATTGGTTGATGCTCGAGTCTTGCAACCTCCAATG cTGAAATATCATGACAGTGGAAAAGAAAAAATGGTTAACCCACAGATGGGTGCATGGAATATGATTAATAAG AAAATGTATGGTGGTGGGACAGTGCAACACTGGACTTGTATCAATTTTTCTAGAAGAGTGAACAGAGATGTGCCATCTCAGTTTTGTGCTGAATTGATCAGCATGTGTGTTAGTAAGGGAATG ATTTTCAAGAGAGAGCCTCTAATTCCTATAATTTCAGCACAACCCAATGCAATAGAGAGAGCTCTTGCTGAACTTCATGATAAGTGTAAGAAGACGGGGAAGAACCTTGAccttttgataataattttaccCGACTCAAAGGGGTCTTATG GAACAATAAAGCGGAAATGTGAAACAGAACTAGGAATAGTGTCTCAGTGCTGTCTACCAAATCATGCTTATCAGATGAAGAAGCAGTATCTTGAAAATGTTTCTCTCAAGATAAATGTCAAG GTTGGTGGAAAAAACCTGGTGTTACGTGATGCAGATCTCCATAACATTCCCTTTTTATCTGATATGCCAACTTTAATCTTAGGAGCTGATGTAACACATCCACAACCAGGGGAAGACTCAGCTCCCTCTATTGCTGCA GTTGTGGGATCCATAGATTGGCCTCTGGTCACACAGTACAGAGCAATTGTTTCTGCCCAGATGCACCGTCAAGAAATCATTCAGGATCTTTATAAAACTACTGTGGTTCCGAATAAGGGAATTGTGCCTGGTGGAATGATCAG GGAGCTGCTCATGGCCTTTTACAAAAAAACAAATCGGAAGCCTGACAGGATTATATTCTACAG AGATGGAGTCAGTGAGGGACAGTTCAGTCAAGTTTTGCTTCATGAGATGGATGCAATAAGACAG GCTTGCGCCTCCTTGCAAGCAGGTTATCAGCCCCGAGTTACATTTGTCGTCGTTCAGAAACGACATCACACTCGCTTCTTCCCTGCTGATCACAGAAGACGGGATCAAACTGACAAAAGTGGAAATATACTGCCAG GTACTGTTGTGGACACCAAAATTTGCCACCCTTGGGAGCACGATTTTTACCTCAACAGTCATGCTGGAATTCAA GGAACCAGTCGACCTACTCATTATCATATGCTGTTTGATGAAAACAACTTCACTGCTGATGGATTCCAGACTTTGACTAATAACTTATGTTACAC GTATGCCAGGTGCACTCGTTCAGTATCAATAG TTCCTCCTGCATATTATGCGCACTTAGCTGCTTTTCGAGCTCGCTACTACATCGAAGGTGAAATGTCAGAAGGGGATTCTGCGAGTAGGGGCGGCGGCGGTAGAGTGATGTTAGACTTGCCTGCAGTCAAGGACAATGTCAAGGAAGTCATGTTTTATTGCTGA
- the LOC112785064 gene encoding protein argonaute 5 isoform X1, whose translation MSHRNKPSPSDSAAGRGRGRGRGPGPAQSVPAVRPSVPFAPPAAPGPAIGSSTSTPPLAAVASASSSSSMAPEAVTAGVEKLALQQAAPLSSSKALRIPRRPGFGTLGQKIQVRANHFLVQVADRDLHHYDVAITPEVTAKSIRRILVNLLVTKYLKTNLGNRIPAFDGNKNLYTAGRLPFESQDFVIKLSDDDRKGSSAASASASGSASKKREREFKITIRFAAKVELQNLIQFLRCQQRETPQDTIQALDVALRALPSEKYNISGRSFFSPLLGQQGSLGGGIEYWRGYYQSLRPTQMGLSLNIDYPYSADVSARSYYEPILVTDFVEKHFNLDLSRRLSDQDRVKIKKALRGIKVEVRNNENIRGYKVTGISKEPLYELMFTLDDNATKKSVVQYFHEKYGIQLRYLNLPAIQAGSDAKPAYLPMEVCSIASGQRYTKRLTETQVTALLKANCQRPQERENYIKQIARQNNFNNDKYAREFGISVAADLPLVDARVLQPPMLKYHDSGKEKMVNPQMGAWNMINKKMYGGGTVQHWTCINFSRRVNRDVPSQFCAELISMCVSKGMIFKREPLIPIISAQPNAIERALAELHDKCKKTGKNLDLLIIILPDSKGSYGTIKRKCETELGIVSQCCLPNHAYQMKKQYLENVSLKINVKVGGKNLVLRDADLHNIPFLSDMPTLILGADVTHPQPGEDSAPSIAAVVGSIDWPLVTQYRAIVSAQMHRQEIIQDLYKTTVVPNKGIVPGGMIRELLMAFYKKTNRKPDRIIFYRDGVSEGQFSQVLLHEMDAIRQACASLQAGYQPRVTFVVVQKRHHTRFFPADHRRRDQTDKSGNILPGTVVDTKICHPWEHDFYLNSHAGIQGTSRPTHYHMLFDENNFTADGFQTLTNNLCYTYARCTRSVSIVPPAYYAHLAAFRARYYIEGEMSEGDSASRGGGGRVMLDLPAVKDNVKEVMFYC comes from the exons ATGTCCCATCGTAACAAACCTTCTCCATCTGATTCCGCCGCCGGAAGAGGCCGCGGCCGTGGTCGTGGACCTGGTCCGGCGCAATCCGTTCCTGCTGTTCGTCCGTCAGTGCCATTTGCACCTCCTGCTGCGCCGGGACCGGCGATCGGTTCGTCCACCTCGACTCCTCCTCTCGCTGCTGTTGCTTCTGCTTCCTCGTCGAGCTCGATGGCGCCAGAGGCGGTGACTGCCGGCGTTGAGAAGCTCGCATTGCAGCAGGCGGCGCCGCTGTCGTCGTCGAAGGCACTGCGGATTCCGAGACGGCCAGGTTTTGGAACACTTGGACAGAAGATTCAGGTTCGCGCGAACCACTTCCTGGTTCAAGTTGCTGATCGTGATCTCCACCACTACGAC GTTGCTATCACTCCTGAGGTAACTGCTAAGAGCATTAGAAGAATTCTGGTGAACCTACTGGTGACGAAGTATCTTAAGACGAACCTCGGGAATCGCATTCCAGCTTTTGACGGTAATAAGAACCTCTACACTGCTGGACGGCTACCGTTTGAGTCGCAGGACTTCGTCATCAAGCTTTCCGATGATGATCGCAAAGGTTCTTctgctgcttctgcttctgcttctggttCGGCCAG CAAAAAACGCGAAAGGGAGTTTAAAATTACGATCCGATTTGCTGCGAAGGTGGAACTTCAGAATCTTATCCAGTTCCTTAGATGCCAGCAGCGGGAAACTCCACAAGATACCATACAAGCTCTTGATGTTGCCTTGCGTGCGTTGCCATCCGAAAA GTATAATATTTCGGGGAGATCGTTTTTTTCGCCATTGCTGGGGCAACAAGGGTCGCTTGGTGGTGGGATAGAATACTGGAGGGGTTATTATCAAAGTCTTCGCCCCACTCAGATGGGACTTTCGCTTAATATTG ACTATCCTTATTCTGCAGATGTGTCAGCAAGGTCCTACTATGAACCAATTCTTGTTACTGACTTTGTTGAGAAACACTTTAATCTTGACTTGTCTAGGCGTCTGTCTGACCAAGATCGTGTTAAG ATTAAGAAAGCTTTAAGAGGGATCAAGGTAGAAGTTCGCAACAATGAGAATATTAGAGGCTACAAGGTTACTGGAATCTCAAAGGAGCCCTTATATGAGTTAAT GTTCACTCTTGATGACAATGCAACAAAAAAATCAGTTGTTCAATACTTTCATGAGAAATATGGTATTCAATTGAGATATCTGAATCTTCCTGCTATCCAAGCTGGAAGTGATGCAAAACCTGCCTATTTGCCTATGGAG GTTTGTTCGATTGCTTCTGGACAGAGGTATACCAAGAGATTAACTGAGACTCAGGTAACTGCACTTCTGAAGGCAAATTGTCAGCGTCCTCAAGAAAGGGAAAACTACATCAAACAG ATTGCCAGGCAGAACAATTTTAACAATGACAAATATGCTCGGGAATTTGGGATTAGTGTAGCGGCGGATCTGCCATTGGTTGATGCTCGAGTCTTGCAACCTCCAATG cTGAAATATCATGACAGTGGAAAAGAAAAAATGGTTAACCCACAGATGGGTGCATGGAATATGATTAATAAG AAAATGTATGGTGGTGGGACAGTGCAACACTGGACTTGTATCAATTTTTCTAGAAGAGTGAACAGAGATGTGCCATCTCAGTTTTGTGCTGAATTGATCAGCATGTGTGTTAGTAAGGGAATG ATTTTCAAGAGAGAGCCTCTAATTCCTATAATTTCAGCACAACCCAATGCAATAGAGAGAGCTCTTGCTGAACTTCATGATAAGTGTAAGAAGACGGGGAAGAACCTTGAccttttgataataattttaccCGACTCAAAGGGGTCTTATG GAACAATAAAGCGGAAATGTGAAACAGAACTAGGAATAGTGTCTCAGTGCTGTCTACCAAATCATGCTTATCAGATGAAGAAGCAGTATCTTGAAAATGTTTCTCTCAAGATAAATGTCAAG GTTGGTGGAAAAAACCTGGTGTTACGTGATGCAGATCTCCATAACATTCCCTTTTTATCTGATATGCCAACTTTAATCTTAGGAGCTGATGTAACACATCCACAACCAGGGGAAGACTCAGCTCCCTCTATTGCTGCA GTTGTGGGATCCATAGATTGGCCTCTGGTCACACAGTACAGAGCAATTGTTTCTGCCCAGATGCACCGTCAAGAAATCATTCAGGATCTTTATAAAACTACTGTGGTTCCGAATAAGGGAATTGTGCCTGGTGGAATGATCAG GGAGCTGCTCATGGCCTTTTACAAAAAAACAAATCGGAAGCCTGACAGGATTATATTCTACAG AGATGGAGTCAGTGAGGGACAGTTCAGTCAAGTTTTGCTTCATGAGATGGATGCAATAAGACAG GCTTGCGCCTCCTTGCAAGCAGGTTATCAGCCCCGAGTTACATTTGTCGTCGTTCAGAAACGACATCACACTCGCTTCTTCCCTGCTGATCACAGAAGACGGGATCAAACTGACAAAAGTGGAAATATACTGCCAG GTACTGTTGTGGACACCAAAATTTGCCACCCTTGGGAGCACGATTTTTACCTCAACAGTCATGCTGGAATTCAA GGAACCAGTCGACCTACTCATTATCATATGCTGTTTGATGAAAACAACTTCACTGCTGATGGATTCCAGACTTTGACTAATAACTTATGTTACAC GTATGCCAGGTGCACTCGTTCAGTATCAATAG TTCCTCCTGCATATTATGCGCACTTAGCTGCTTTTCGAGCTCGCTACTACATCGAAGGTGAAATGTCAGAAGGGGATTCTGCGAGTAGGGGCGGCGGCGGTAGAGTGATGTTAGACTTGCCTGCAGTCAAGGACAATGTCAAGGAAGTCATGTTTTATTGCTGA
- the LOC112785089 gene encoding aspartic proteinase 36 isoform X2, translating to MCRLTLAVMFSGLVVVPAMVALRQVDFKILLQIQLNYFDPGSSSTSSLISCLDQRCRSGEESSDTSCSTQSNQCTYTFQYGDGSGTSGYYVSDLMHFASIFEGSVTANSSTPIVFGCSNLQTGELTKSDRAIDGIFGFGQQEMSVISQLSSQGIAPRVFSHCLKGDNSGGGILVLGDIVEPNIIYSPLVPSQPHYNLNLQSISVNGQPLPIDPTVFATSSNRGTIIDSGTTLAYLAEEAYNPFVNAIVAAVPPSVRTVLSKGSPCFLISSSVSDTFPQVSLNFAGGASLVLRPQDYLIQQNPIVDGAVWCIGFQKIPGEGITILGDLVLKDKIFIYDLAHQRIGWTNYDCSLSVNVTASTGGGRSEFVNAGELSGSTSLQDGPHKLIHIGVMAFFLYLLVL from the exons ATGTGCAGATTGACACTGGCAGTGATGTTCTCTGGGTTAGTTGTGGTTCCTGCAATGGTTGCCCTGAGACAAGTGGACTTCAA AATTTTGTTGCAGATTCAGCTCAATTATTTCGACCCGGGGAGTTCATCAACATCCTCATTGATCTCTTGTTTGGACCAAAGGTGTAGGAGTGGAGAGGAGTCCTCGGATACGAGCTGTTCTACTCAGAGCAACCAATGCACTTACACATTCCAGTATGGAGATGGTAGTGGGACTTCAGGCTATTATGTATCAGACTTGATGCATTTTGCAAGTATTTTCGAGGGATCCGTGACAGCAAATTCTTCTACGCCTATAGTTTTTGG TTGTAGCAATCTACAGACTGGGGAATTGACTAAGTCTGATAGAGCGATCGATGGAATATTTGGATTTGGGCAGCAGGAAATGTCTGTCATCTCCCAGCTCTCCTCGCAAGGAATAGCCCCGAGAGTGTTCTCGCATTGCCTGAAGGGTGATAATAGTGGTGGGGGGATATTGGTACTCGGAGATATTGTGGAACCAAACATAATTTATAGTCCACTTGTTCCATCACA GCCTCATTACAATTTAAATCTGCAGAGCATCTCTGTCAATGGTCAACCATTGCCAATTGATCCTACAGTTTTTGCTACATCAAGCAACAGAGGTACCATTATAGATTCTGGAACAACTTTGGCATACCTTGCCGAAGAGGCTTACAACCCGTTTGTCAATGCG ATTGTAGCTGCAGTTCCACCATCTGTACGCACTGTTCTTTCCAAGGGAAGTCCGTGCTTCTTAATATCCAGCAG TGTTTCCGACACATTTCCTCAAGTAAGTCTGAATTTTGCCGGTGGTGCATCTTTGGTTCTAAGACCACAGGACTACCTCATACAACAGAATCCTATT GTTGATGGAGCAGTGTGGTGTATTGGCTTTCAAAAAATCCCAGGTGAAGGCATAACAATTCTAGGAG ACCTtgtattaaaagataaaatttttatctaTGATCTTGCTCATCAGCGCATTGGGTGGACTAACTATGACT GTTCGTTGTCCGTTAACGTCACTGCATCAACGGGGGGAGGAAGAAGTGAATTTGTGAATGCAGGAGAGCTAAGTGGAAGCACTTCTTTACAAGATGGACCTCACAAGTTGATACACATTGGGGTCATGGCTTTCTTCTTATACCTTCTAGTTTTGTAG